One Prevotella intermedia ATCC 25611 = DSM 20706 DNA window includes the following coding sequences:
- a CDS encoding AIR synthase-related protein has protein sequence MNNRYAMRGVSAAKEDVHNAIKNIDKGIFPQAFCKIIPDILGGSEEYCNIMHADGAGTKSSLAYMYWKETGDLSVWKGIAQDAIVMNTDDLLCVGAVDNILVSSTIGRNKMLVPGEVISAIINGTDELLAEMREMGIGIYPTGGETADVGDLVRTIIVDSTVTCRMKRSDVIDNANIRPGDVIVGLSSTGQSTYEKKYNGGMGSNGLTSARHDVFSKYLAEKYPESFDHTVPNELVYSGKYKLTDTVEGSPLNAGELVLSPTRTYAPVIKRILDEYRSEIHGMVHCTGGAQTKVLHFVNDNCKVVKDNMFPVPPLFKAIKECSGTDWKEMYQVFNMGHRMEVYVCPEMANSIIAISKEFNIDAQVIGHIEEGEKSLTIKSEFGEFNY, from the coding sequence ATGAATAACAGATATGCAATGCGTGGCGTTAGTGCTGCCAAAGAAGATGTACACAACGCTATAAAGAATATAGACAAGGGAATTTTCCCACAGGCTTTTTGCAAAATCATTCCAGACATCTTAGGAGGTAGCGAGGAATACTGCAATATAATGCATGCTGATGGTGCAGGTACAAAATCCTCCTTAGCTTATATGTACTGGAAAGAAACTGGCGATTTAAGTGTATGGAAGGGTATTGCACAGGACGCCATAGTTATGAATACCGACGATTTGTTGTGTGTTGGTGCAGTAGACAATATTTTAGTATCATCTACTATCGGACGCAACAAGATGCTTGTTCCAGGCGAAGTTATATCTGCCATAATTAACGGCACTGATGAGTTGCTGGCAGAAATGAGAGAGATGGGAATAGGCATTTATCCTACTGGTGGAGAAACAGCAGATGTTGGCGACTTGGTGCGTACTATCATTGTCGATTCCACCGTTACTTGCAGAATGAAACGCTCTGACGTTATTGACAATGCGAATATTCGCCCTGGCGATGTTATCGTTGGTTTAAGTTCGACAGGACAATCAACCTATGAAAAGAAGTACAATGGCGGAATGGGCAGCAATGGCCTTACAAGTGCGCGCCATGATGTTTTTTCAAAGTATTTAGCTGAAAAATATCCAGAGAGTTTCGACCACACTGTGCCCAACGAACTTGTTTATAGTGGCAAATACAAACTGACCGATACGGTAGAAGGCAGTCCTCTGAATGCAGGAGAGTTGGTACTCTCCCCTACCCGCACCTATGCCCCTGTAATTAAGCGAATACTCGATGAATATCGTAGCGAAATACACGGAATGGTACATTGCACGGGCGGAGCACAAACAAAGGTATTGCACTTTGTAAATGATAATTGTAAAGTAGTAAAAGACAATATGTTCCCAGTTCCTCCTTTGTTTAAAGCTATAAAGGAATGTAGCGGTACGGATTGGAAAGAAATGTATCAAGTGTTCAATATGGGACACAGAATGGAAGTTTATGTCTGCCCCGAAATGGCAAACTCGATTATTGCTATTAGCAAGGAATTCAATATCGATGCACAAGTTATCGGTCATATTGAAGAAGGCGAAAAGAGCTTAACTATCAAAAGCGAATTTGGAGAATTTAATTATTAA